The Streptomyces sp. Je 1-332 genome has a window encoding:
- a CDS encoding D-2-hydroxyacid dehydrogenase, protein MVRAPQLPPARQASEPTTLPPDAALYVELALDDAEQERLRAVAPGPVHFAEPDTESADDARVLAASHIALGNPRADRIEQAPHLRWLQLASVGIDPYVGLDWTVIGQRLTVTNLGGLFADPVAETCLAGILALYRGVDVLAGLRVGESWSKLDVRPGLRLLSDANVLILGRGSIALRLAELLVPFGCSVAHFARGDGDLRSQRELDARLPEFDVVVGLLPGTDETADLFDRRRIERLRPGAVFVNAGRGTLADEDALVTALAAGRLGGAVLDVTREEPLPARHPLWSCPNVILTQHTAGGSRDEMKRIVDLFVDNWQRLAGGEPLRNVVRWSQGY, encoded by the coding sequence ATGGTCCGTGCACCACAACTGCCACCTGCTCGACAAGCCTCTGAACCGACCACCCTGCCACCGGACGCCGCCCTGTACGTGGAGCTGGCGCTCGACGACGCCGAGCAGGAGCGCCTGCGCGCCGTCGCGCCGGGACCGGTCCATTTCGCCGAACCGGACACCGAATCCGCCGACGACGCGCGTGTACTCGCCGCCTCCCACATCGCGCTCGGCAACCCGAGGGCCGACCGCATCGAGCAGGCGCCGCACCTGCGCTGGCTGCAGCTCGCGTCCGTCGGCATCGACCCCTACGTGGGCCTCGACTGGACGGTCATCGGACAGCGGCTCACCGTCACCAACCTCGGCGGTCTCTTCGCCGACCCGGTCGCGGAGACCTGCCTCGCGGGCATCCTCGCGCTCTACCGCGGTGTCGACGTGCTGGCCGGGCTCCGCGTGGGAGAGTCCTGGTCGAAGCTCGACGTACGGCCTGGCCTGCGGCTCCTGTCCGACGCGAACGTCCTCATCCTCGGCAGGGGGTCCATCGCCCTGCGCCTCGCCGAGCTCCTCGTACCCTTCGGCTGCTCCGTCGCGCACTTCGCGCGGGGCGACGGTGACCTCCGCAGCCAGCGTGAACTCGACGCCAGGCTGCCCGAGTTCGACGTCGTCGTGGGGCTGCTGCCGGGCACGGACGAGACCGCGGACCTCTTCGACCGGCGGCGCATCGAACGGCTGCGCCCCGGCGCGGTCTTCGTGAACGCCGGACGCGGCACCCTGGCGGACGAGGACGCCCTGGTCACCGCCCTTGCCGCCGGCCGGCTCGGCGGCGCGGTACTCGACGTGACCCGCGAGGAGCCGCTGCCCGCACGACACCCACTGTGGAGCTGCCCGAACGTGATTCTCACCCAGCACACGGCGGGCGGTTCACGCGACGAGATGAAGCGGATCGTCGACCTGTTCGTGGACAACTGGCAGCGGCTCGCCGGTGGTGAGCCGCTGCGCAATGTGGTGCGGTGGTCTCAGGGGTACTAG
- a CDS encoding type III PLP-dependent enzyme, translated as MTAPTPAVRDRALGLSTEELPAYLYDLTALETHAAAVRAALPRQVELYYAAKANPEPEILAALDAHVDGYEVSSGGELAHVVKAVAGRPLAFGGPGKTPDELTAALELGVERFHVESAYELRMLAALASRVVPHSRVGVLLRFNLDLDAESLAGSSLAMGGRPTPFGLDPADADSAVSLFTDGSLPPLQLLGVHAHLASGLAAPQQLAVAESIVTWSQKLARRHGIRLAEVNVGGGMSVDYADPAARFDWTAYGEGLARLRAAHPGLTLRIEPGRALTAYCGWYATEVLDVKRSHGEEFAVVRGGTHHLRTPAAKGHDQPCTVLPAGEPWPHPWPRSEARQDRVTFAGQLCTPKDVLARGVPVAGLRAGDRVVFAMAGAYAWNISHHDFLMHPRPGFHFL; from the coding sequence ATGACCGCCCCGACTCCCGCCGTACGTGACCGTGCCCTCGGTCTGTCCACGGAGGAACTTCCCGCCTATCTGTACGACCTGACGGCGCTGGAGACACATGCCGCGGCGGTGCGCGCCGCACTCCCCAGGCAGGTCGAGCTCTATTACGCCGCCAAGGCCAATCCGGAGCCCGAGATCCTCGCCGCGCTCGATGCGCACGTGGACGGCTACGAGGTCTCGTCGGGAGGCGAACTCGCCCATGTGGTCAAGGCGGTGGCAGGGCGACCGCTGGCCTTCGGTGGCCCCGGCAAGACCCCGGACGAGCTCACGGCGGCCCTTGAGCTCGGCGTGGAACGCTTCCATGTGGAGAGCGCCTACGAGCTGCGGATGCTGGCCGCCCTCGCCTCCCGTGTCGTGCCGCACAGCCGCGTCGGTGTCCTGCTCCGGTTCAATCTCGACCTCGATGCCGAGTCGCTTGCGGGCAGTTCACTCGCGATGGGCGGGCGCCCCACTCCCTTCGGTCTCGACCCCGCCGACGCGGACTCCGCGGTCTCCTTGTTCACCGACGGCAGCCTGCCCCCACTGCAACTGCTCGGCGTCCATGCTCATTTGGCCAGCGGGCTCGCCGCACCCCAGCAGCTGGCGGTCGCCGAGTCCATCGTGACCTGGTCGCAGAAGCTGGCCCGGCGGCACGGCATCCGCCTGGCGGAGGTGAACGTCGGCGGCGGGATGAGCGTGGACTACGCCGACCCCGCCGCGCGCTTCGACTGGACCGCGTACGGGGAAGGACTGGCCCGACTCCGCGCGGCTCACCCAGGCCTGACGCTCCGTATCGAGCCGGGGCGGGCGCTGACCGCGTACTGCGGCTGGTACGCCACGGAGGTCCTGGACGTGAAGCGCAGCCATGGCGAGGAGTTCGCGGTGGTGCGCGGCGGCACCCACCATCTGCGCACCCCCGCGGCCAAGGGGCACGACCAGCCCTGCACCGTGCTCCCGGCCGGCGAGCCGTGGCCGCACCCCTGGCCCCGGTCCGAGGCACGGCAGGACAGGGTGACGTTCGCGGGTCAGCTGTGCACCCCGAAGGACGTGCTGGCCCGGGGGGTTCCGGTGGCAGGGCTGCGGGCCGGCGACCGTGTGGTGTTCGCGATGGCGGGTGCGTACGCGTGGAACATCTCGCACCACGACTTCCTCATGCATCCGCGGCCCGGCTTCCACTTCCTCTGA
- a CDS encoding IucA/IucC family protein, with product MSLPTGTFTAPPWAPAQGAVPVAGAAPTCLPSADQAVTHTLLNCLLREVSGPERQTAVVDGDLLLRLPRRGVLLRVALRRASLLGAHRFTGPVTEQRDGTWVEVDWPRLAEYTHAELSLRTGVSNEEFLQQIASSHEGVSAALAADRPAPAMVTAVAAHPAPKWLADYLASEQSLLFGHRFHPTPKARGGDLADWSAYAPETASVFPLRHLAVRDHLIAEESTRPGAAAPLDRLGTAPDGYRLLPVHPWQFDLLRGHRGLRAALDRGDVIDLGPGGHPFAATASVRTLYGGDTFLKFSLNVRITNCVRKNASYELSGAVALTRVLEGALDDLTARFPGHAVLREPAYRSLALPGPDGRPDLSLLEGFGVIVREGLAARLLPGTTPLLAAAVADEYPTGPGHISRLVGGAGPQRTLDWWQAYLRLLLPPVLAAYFDHGLVLEPHLQNVLICVHADGMPAQVLFRDLEGTKLVPERHAETLAALPPEVAGPMTYDAQRGWDRVVYCLLVNHVAELLAALADLHPHTEAALWSHVRAVIREFADAHGCPPRLGALLAGAPLPAKANLLTRWERRADRDAGYVRLTSPFPLSEHVRNLGGRTYAPWSTVQ from the coding sequence ATGTCCTTGCCGACCGGCACCTTCACCGCACCGCCCTGGGCGCCCGCCCAGGGCGCCGTCCCCGTCGCCGGGGCCGCCCCGACCTGTCTGCCCAGCGCCGACCAAGCGGTGACGCACACCCTCCTCAACTGCCTGCTGCGCGAGGTCTCGGGCCCCGAGCGCCAGACCGCCGTCGTCGACGGCGACCTCCTGCTCCGGCTGCCGCGCCGCGGGGTCCTCCTGCGTGTCGCGCTGCGCCGCGCGTCCCTCCTCGGCGCCCACCGTTTCACCGGCCCGGTGACCGAGCAGCGGGACGGCACGTGGGTCGAGGTGGACTGGCCGCGCCTCGCCGAGTACACACACGCCGAACTCTCCCTGCGTACGGGCGTCAGCAACGAGGAGTTCCTGCAGCAGATCGCCTCCAGCCACGAAGGCGTCAGCGCCGCGCTCGCCGCCGACCGTCCGGCGCCCGCCATGGTGACGGCCGTCGCCGCACATCCCGCCCCTAAGTGGCTCGCGGACTATCTCGCGTCCGAGCAGTCGCTGCTGTTCGGCCACCGCTTCCATCCCACCCCCAAGGCCCGCGGCGGCGACCTCGCCGACTGGTCCGCGTACGCTCCCGAGACGGCGTCCGTCTTCCCGCTGCGCCACCTCGCCGTACGGGACCACCTCATCGCCGAGGAGTCCACGCGGCCCGGCGCCGCGGCCCCGCTCGACCGCCTCGGGACAGCGCCGGACGGCTACCGGCTGCTCCCGGTGCACCCCTGGCAGTTCGACCTGCTCCGCGGACACCGGGGGCTGCGCGCGGCCCTGGACCGCGGGGATGTCATCGACCTGGGCCCGGGCGGCCACCCCTTCGCGGCCACCGCATCCGTGCGCACGCTGTACGGCGGTGACACCTTCCTGAAGTTCAGTCTGAACGTCCGCATCACCAACTGCGTGCGCAAGAACGCCAGTTACGAGCTGTCGGGCGCCGTCGCGCTCACCCGCGTACTCGAAGGCGCCCTGGACGACCTGACCGCCCGCTTCCCGGGCCACGCCGTGCTCCGCGAGCCCGCCTACCGCAGCCTCGCGCTCCCGGGACCCGACGGGCGCCCTGACCTCTCCCTGTTGGAGGGCTTCGGCGTCATCGTCCGCGAAGGCCTGGCCGCACGGCTCCTACCCGGCACGACACCGCTGCTCGCCGCGGCCGTCGCGGACGAGTACCCGACCGGGCCGGGTCACATCTCGCGGCTCGTCGGGGGCGCGGGACCGCAGCGCACGCTCGACTGGTGGCAGGCGTATCTGCGACTGCTGCTGCCGCCGGTGCTCGCCGCGTACTTCGACCACGGCCTAGTGCTCGAACCGCATCTGCAGAACGTCCTGATCTGCGTCCACGCCGACGGCATGCCCGCTCAGGTGCTCTTCCGCGACCTGGAGGGCACCAAGCTGGTCCCGGAACGCCACGCGGAGACCCTGGCCGCCCTCCCGCCCGAGGTGGCGGGGCCGATGACGTACGACGCGCAGCGCGGCTGGGACCGTGTCGTCTACTGCCTCCTGGTCAACCACGTCGCCGAGCTGCTCGCCGCCCTCGCCGACCTGCACCCGCACACCGAAGCCGCGCTCTGGTCCCATGTCCGGGCCGTCATACGGGAGTTCGCCGACGCGCACGGCTGCCCGCCCCGGCTCGGCGCCCTGCTCGCCGGGGCACCGCTGCCCGCCAAGGCCAATCTGCTCACCCGCTGGGAACGCAGGGCCGACCGGGACGCGGGCTATGTCCGCCTCACCTCACCCTTTCCGCTCTCCGAGCACGTACGGAACCTGGGTGGCCGCACCTACGCACCTTGGAGCACCGTCCAATGA
- a CDS encoding IucA/IucC family siderophore biosynthesis protein — MTRLTDGKPSATTDTDTDTEGELLLRVLSALLREDVTGWRTRSTPVRQEDGLWLRLPVATRQHCRAAALLMPVLDDGYQSTYAARLPLLRREPDGAELIDTGSVLAALRDLADPVDRGGFDAFAMECRQALDAQRLHARTRCEVESQLSERYGGDAGSWTGLAGGLGYDTLAARGDHPVYPTSRGRAGLGSAHLRSYAPEFHPTFALRQLALPREAVTVSGSNDSWLSPRAVGAPELEGSHLVLPVHPLTADGPLRDALRTAGLEGRAQLVDRPGPDVVPTLSMRTVALAADPTRHLKLPLATATLGLRNRRTIKPGTLTDGAAGQRLVEAVIDREPRFKGVILHADETLFAHAGHELVAVLLRRYPAGLEDAVVVPMAALMCPAPGGDRLLIDHLADRFHDGDPLALLDATLALLFDWQTTLFAHGIALESHQQNISLVLDHPAGGSGGGPRRTRLRLLFKDNDGPRVNLARLRDAMGQQAPGRAEFDDQRIFVDGDRPVLDVFTTITLHLCAGSYAFGLARHGRAPLERLLRLVRERLAEAVERLGSAPGEPGGLLRAHVLDAPELPVKAMVTAGTLLSKERSGAADINKHYTTGPNYLRLDHPRQNYARPTGTS, encoded by the coding sequence ATGACGCGCCTGACGGACGGGAAGCCTTCTGCCACCACGGACACCGACACCGACACCGAGGGCGAGCTCCTGTTACGCGTCCTGAGCGCGCTCCTGCGCGAGGACGTGACGGGATGGCGCACCCGTAGCACGCCGGTGCGGCAGGAGGACGGCTTGTGGCTGAGGCTGCCGGTGGCAACGCGGCAGCACTGCCGTGCGGCCGCCCTGCTGATGCCTGTCCTCGATGACGGCTACCAATCCACGTACGCCGCCCGGCTTCCCCTGCTCCGGCGGGAACCCGACGGGGCCGAACTCATCGACACGGGCAGCGTTCTCGCCGCCCTGCGTGACCTCGCCGACCCCGTCGACCGGGGTGGGTTCGATGCGTTCGCCATGGAGTGCCGGCAGGCGCTCGACGCCCAGCGGCTGCACGCACGGACCAGGTGCGAGGTGGAGAGCCAGCTCTCCGAGCGGTACGGCGGGGACGCCGGTTCCTGGACCGGGCTCGCGGGCGGGCTCGGTTATGACACGCTCGCCGCTCGGGGCGATCACCCCGTGTATCCGACCTCGCGGGGCCGCGCCGGGTTGGGCAGCGCTCACCTTCGCTCCTACGCGCCCGAATTCCACCCCACCTTCGCCCTGCGGCAGCTCGCCCTGCCCCGCGAGGCCGTCACCGTCAGCGGGAGCAACGACTCCTGGCTCTCGCCCCGTGCGGTGGGAGCGCCCGAGCTCGAAGGGAGCCACCTCGTGCTCCCCGTGCACCCTCTGACCGCGGACGGCCCCCTGCGGGACGCGCTGCGGACGGCGGGGCTCGAAGGCCGGGCCCAGCTCGTCGACCGACCCGGGCCCGACGTCGTACCGACCCTGTCGATGCGTACCGTCGCGCTCGCAGCCGACCCCACGCGGCACCTCAAACTGCCGCTCGCCACCGCCACACTGGGGCTGCGCAACCGGCGCACCATCAAGCCGGGCACCCTCACCGACGGCGCCGCGGGCCAGCGCCTGGTCGAAGCCGTCATCGACCGCGAACCCCGGTTCAAGGGGGTCATCCTGCACGCGGACGAGACCCTCTTCGCCCACGCCGGGCATGAACTCGTCGCCGTGCTCCTGCGCCGCTACCCCGCCGGCCTCGAAGACGCCGTCGTCGTGCCGATGGCTGCCCTCATGTGCCCGGCACCCGGCGGCGACCGGCTGCTGATCGACCACCTCGCCGACCGGTTCCACGACGGCGACCCCCTGGCCCTCCTCGACGCCACGCTCGCCCTCCTCTTCGACTGGCAGACCACGCTCTTCGCCCACGGGATCGCCTTGGAGTCGCATCAGCAGAACATCTCTCTGGTGCTGGACCACCCCGCGGGTGGGAGCGGGGGCGGGCCCCGCCGCACCCGGCTACGACTGCTGTTCAAGGACAACGACGGGCCCCGCGTGAACCTCGCGCGACTCCGTGACGCCATGGGCCAACAGGCCCCCGGGCGCGCTGAGTTCGATGACCAGAGGATCTTCGTCGACGGGGACAGGCCCGTGCTCGATGTGTTCACCACCATCACCCTCCACCTCTGCGCGGGTTCCTACGCCTTCGGGCTCGCGCGACACGGCCGCGCCCCGCTGGAGCGACTTCTCCGGCTCGTGCGCGAGCGGCTCGCCGAGGCCGTCGAGCGGCTCGGTTCGGCGCCCGGTGAGCCGGGCGGGCTCCTGCGCGCGCACGTCCTTGACGCGCCGGAGCTGCCCGTCAAGGCGATGGTCACCGCGGGCACCCTGCTCTCCAAGGAGCGCTCCGGAGCCGCCGACATCAACAAGCACTACACGACGGGACCCAACTACCTGCGGCTCGACCACCCGCGGCAGAACTACGCGCGGCCTACGGGAACTTCGTGA
- a CDS encoding ATP-grasp domain-containing protein: MRLYVLARNPTDSVTEGFLPAARELGLDVTLLTDHPEAHQGGLPGEILGSLEILECDVRDFRAVISRIAAHHSPGAIFTNSDHLQTQAALAAEYFGLPGKDWRTALRTKDKAQMRRHLAAAGADAVWSAELPAGRDPAGLTTLDVPFPCVVKPREGVASEDVVLVEGPEQLVRRCAEIQARRPGAALVIEEYLAGELCTLETLGDGRVRHVLGGFRTEVSPPPYFIEERMTFVPAHPDAVVAQVLAQLDALGVGFGACHTEFVVAAGRARLIEVNYRAIGDQCDLLLAQLLGIPLFEHILRTHLGEPLPSDLGARSDGRARLDYPCARSTGTLTAAPGRTEATAGGVHLTYRPLREVGEYHELHGTNRDFLGVVRATGTDQSAVDRAVADFLAAHHWEITP, encoded by the coding sequence CTGCGGCTGTACGTCCTAGCCCGCAACCCCACCGACTCGGTAACCGAAGGCTTTCTGCCCGCCGCACGCGAGCTGGGCCTCGACGTCACGCTTCTCACCGATCACCCGGAGGCACATCAGGGCGGCCTCCCCGGGGAGATCCTCGGATCCCTGGAGATCCTGGAGTGCGACGTACGCGATTTCCGAGCCGTCATCAGCCGCATAGCCGCCCATCACTCCCCCGGTGCGATCTTCACCAACAGCGACCACCTGCAGACTCAAGCGGCCCTCGCCGCCGAGTACTTCGGGCTGCCCGGGAAGGACTGGCGGACCGCGCTGCGCACCAAGGACAAGGCGCAGATGCGGCGCCATCTCGCGGCTGCGGGCGCCGACGCGGTCTGGTCGGCCGAACTCCCCGCGGGCCGGGACCCGGCCGGACTCACGACCCTCGACGTCCCGTTCCCCTGCGTGGTCAAGCCGCGGGAGGGTGTGGCGAGCGAAGACGTGGTGCTGGTCGAAGGACCGGAGCAGCTGGTGCGGCGATGCGCGGAGATCCAGGCGCGTCGGCCGGGGGCTGCGCTGGTGATCGAGGAGTACCTCGCCGGGGAGTTGTGCACCTTGGAGACGCTCGGCGACGGCCGCGTCAGGCATGTACTCGGGGGCTTCCGTACGGAGGTGTCACCGCCGCCGTACTTCATTGAAGAGCGGATGACGTTCGTCCCCGCGCACCCGGATGCGGTGGTGGCTCAGGTCCTTGCCCAACTGGACGCGCTGGGCGTGGGATTCGGGGCCTGCCACACGGAGTTCGTGGTGGCGGCGGGGCGAGCCCGGCTCATCGAGGTCAACTACCGTGCCATCGGCGACCAGTGTGATCTGCTCCTCGCCCAGCTCCTGGGCATACCGCTCTTCGAGCACATCCTCCGTACGCATCTGGGCGAGCCGCTCCCGTCGGACCTGGGCGCACGGTCGGACGGCCGGGCACGGCTCGACTACCCGTGCGCGCGGAGTACCGGAACGCTGACGGCCGCGCCGGGCCGGACCGAAGCAACGGCGGGCGGAGTGCACTTGACGTACCGGCCACTGCGCGAAGTCGGCGAGTACCACGAACTCCACGGCACGAACCGCGACTTCCTCGGGGTCGTACGCGCCACGGGCACGGACCAGTCCGCGGTCGACCGAGCCGTGGCGGACTTCCTCGCCGCGCACCACTGGGAGATCACACCATGA
- a CDS encoding (2Fe-2S)-binding protein, with product MPVAPDLAPNATALSPAALLAATYRRLAAHCETLAVTVAKSGSPAGQGWVTGRELTSNQETLAAFVAAEAARIQSGHDHTPRPDVAASRALHGYLWSVCLLMSGAWYLERRVPRIHPDDVRVHLESGAFEIAPGPFACFPDDPAAGLPGTRVLADEESLRAELRSAVVAHMRPLLAAMGPLLRRGQRALWGMAGDDLISGIWYLGRMLGQEDEALRAVDALLPGPVAPFPGGAAFRHLTTRDGERHPTRTRLGCCLYYTIRAADACGTCPRVCDAERLRRIEADNTSADVPPEAGR from the coding sequence CTGCCCGTGGCCCCGGACCTGGCGCCGAACGCCACCGCCCTGAGCCCCGCCGCCCTGCTCGCCGCGACCTATCGGCGGCTGGCCGCGCACTGCGAGACGCTCGCTGTCACGGTGGCGAAATCTGGCTCGCCCGCGGGTCAAGGGTGGGTCACCGGACGGGAACTGACGTCGAATCAGGAAACTCTGGCAGCCTTCGTCGCGGCTGAGGCCGCACGCATCCAGTCCGGCCACGACCACACCCCGCGCCCCGACGTCGCCGCGTCCCGCGCCCTGCACGGCTACCTCTGGTCCGTCTGCCTGCTGATGAGCGGCGCCTGGTACCTGGAGCGGCGCGTGCCGCGGATCCACCCCGATGACGTACGTGTCCATCTGGAGTCCGGCGCCTTCGAGATCGCCCCCGGCCCGTTCGCCTGCTTCCCGGACGACCCGGCGGCCGGGCTCCCCGGAACGCGGGTCCTGGCCGACGAGGAGTCACTGCGCGCCGAGCTCCGCTCCGCGGTCGTCGCACACATGCGGCCGCTGCTCGCGGCCATGGGGCCACTACTGCGGCGCGGACAGCGGGCGCTCTGGGGCATGGCGGGCGACGATCTCATCTCCGGGATCTGGTACCTGGGGCGCATGCTCGGCCAGGAGGACGAGGCGCTGCGAGCGGTGGACGCCCTGCTCCCCGGACCCGTGGCACCCTTTCCCGGCGGCGCCGCCTTCCGCCATCTGACGACCCGTGACGGCGAGCGCCACCCGACCCGCACCCGTCTCGGCTGCTGCCTCTACTACACGATCCGTGCCGCCGATGCGTGCGGCACCTGCCCGCGCGTCTGCGACGCGGAACGGCTGCGGAGGATCGAGGCCGACAACACCTCGGCCGACGTGCCCCCGGAAGCCGGGCGGTGA
- a CDS encoding Clp protease N-terminal domain-containing protein has protein sequence MTQPKQPTQSIRLDDLIQAIKKAHPEAALEQLSDAVIAADHLGDIADHLIGHFVDQARRSGASWTEIGKSMGVTRQAAQKRFVAKDPGEMSDLDPRQGFSRFTPRAKNVVMASQEEARAAGNDEIGPGHLTLALLTDPDSLAVKALLAQGTSPDAIRESVTEALPPAVGEVPDLIPYDAGAKKVLELTYREALRLGHNYIGTEHILLSLLEAEGGTGALTGLGVDKAVAEANLTEAVEAIRRASLNQE, from the coding sequence ATGACGCAACCCAAGCAGCCCACCCAGTCGATCCGCCTGGACGACCTGATCCAGGCCATCAAGAAGGCCCACCCGGAAGCGGCCCTGGAGCAGCTCTCCGACGCCGTGATCGCCGCCGACCATCTCGGTGACATCGCCGACCACCTCATCGGCCACTTCGTGGACCAGGCGCGCCGCTCGGGCGCCTCGTGGACGGAGATCGGCAAGAGCATGGGGGTCACCCGGCAGGCGGCCCAGAAGCGGTTCGTGGCCAAGGACCCCGGGGAGATGTCCGATCTCGATCCCCGGCAGGGCTTCAGCCGGTTCACCCCCCGCGCCAAGAACGTGGTCATGGCCTCGCAGGAGGAGGCCCGCGCCGCAGGGAACGACGAGATCGGCCCCGGTCATCTGACGCTCGCCCTCCTGACCGACCCGGACTCCCTCGCCGTGAAAGCCCTGCTCGCACAGGGGACTTCGCCGGACGCGATCCGCGAGAGTGTCACCGAAGCGCTGCCGCCCGCGGTCGGCGAGGTGCCCGACCTCATCCCGTACGACGCCGGGGCGAAGAAGGTCCTGGAGCTCACCTACCGCGAGGCACTGCGACTCGGGCACAACTACATCGGCACCGAGCACATCCTGCTCTCGCTCCTGGAGGCGGAGGGCGGCACGGGCGCGCTCACCGGGCTCGGCGTCGACAAAGCCGTCGCCGAGGCGAACCTCACCGAGGCCGTGGAGGCGATCCGCCGCGCCTCCCTCAACCAGGAGTGA
- a CDS encoding FAD-dependent monooxygenase — translation MSPIDQLTHGHQPTHSRKSTRGHTAAQRKVLISGASIAGPALAFWLNRHGYAVTVVEKAGAPRSGGYPVDVRGTALEVVRRMGILPRLREAHIDSRRMTFLDGDGSEVASINPHDVVGSVAGRDLEVRRGDLTDTLYAAVRDDVEFLFDDSIDTLDQTGHGVDVTFGGGSTRTFDMVFGADGLHSRTRESVFGPEEQFHRYLGYCFAVFTMPNTLGLSHEVTMWNTPGRAAALYAVGDGDDVHAFLNFARPHPPFAVDAFRDPEAQRDLVADVFADAGWEVPGMVAALRDADDLFIDVVSQIRMPRWSSGRVALVGDAAYAPSFLTGQGSSLALVGAYMLAGSLAGRDAAAGFAAYEQDTRAFVTANQDQIGEGDATLFPITARALERRNDMLRNLSATPPAQGRPAHSALTLPEFTPMR, via the coding sequence ATGAGCCCCATCGACCAGTTGACACACGGTCACCAGCCGACGCACAGCCGCAAGTCGACGCGCGGCCACACCGCGGCACAACGCAAGGTCCTGATATCGGGGGCCAGTATCGCGGGCCCCGCCCTCGCGTTCTGGCTCAACCGCCACGGATACGCGGTCACGGTGGTGGAGAAGGCGGGCGCGCCGCGCAGCGGCGGCTACCCCGTCGACGTGCGCGGCACCGCCCTTGAGGTCGTACGGCGGATGGGGATCCTGCCCCGGCTGCGGGAGGCGCACATCGACTCGCGGCGGATGACCTTCCTCGACGGGGACGGCTCCGAGGTGGCCTCCATCAACCCGCATGACGTCGTCGGCAGTGTCGCGGGGCGGGACCTGGAAGTGCGGCGCGGGGATCTGACCGACACCCTGTACGCGGCGGTCCGTGACGACGTGGAGTTCCTGTTCGACGACTCCATCGACACCCTCGACCAGACCGGTCACGGGGTCGACGTCACCTTCGGCGGGGGCAGCACGCGTACGTTCGACATGGTGTTCGGCGCGGACGGACTACACTCACGTACCCGGGAGTCGGTGTTCGGTCCCGAAGAACAGTTCCACCGCTATCTCGGTTACTGCTTCGCCGTGTTCACCATGCCCAACACCCTCGGCCTCTCCCACGAGGTCACGATGTGGAACACCCCGGGCAGAGCCGCGGCTCTCTACGCCGTGGGGGACGGTGACGACGTGCACGCCTTCCTGAACTTCGCCCGGCCACACCCGCCTTTCGCCGTCGACGCGTTCCGCGACCCGGAGGCCCAACGGGACCTGGTCGCGGATGTCTTCGCCGACGCGGGGTGGGAGGTCCCGGGCATGGTGGCCGCCCTGCGCGACGCGGATGACCTGTTCATCGACGTCGTCAGCCAGATCCGGATGCCTCGCTGGTCGAGCGGCAGGGTCGCGTTGGTGGGCGACGCCGCGTATGCACCGTCGTTCCTCACCGGCCAGGGCTCGAGCCTCGCGCTCGTGGGTGCGTACATGCTCGCCGGTTCGCTGGCCGGCCGGGACGCCGCCGCGGGCTTCGCCGCCTACGAGCAGGACACCCGTGCGTTCGTGACGGCGAATCAGGACCAGATCGGCGAGGGTGACGCCACGCTCTTCCCCATCACGGCCCGGGCCCTGGAGCGGCGCAACGACATGCTGCGCAATCTCTCCGCCACGCCCCCCGCGCAGGGGCGCCCGGCCCACTCGGCCCTCACTCTGCCCGAGTTCACGCCGATGAGGTGA